A genomic segment from Planctomycetota bacterium encodes:
- the mdh gene encoding malate dehydrogenase has product MARRAKISVIGGGNVGASCAVWAASKELGDIVVLDIPQAEGVVKGKMLDLYQAAPIELFDAKITGTTDYKDIADSDVVVVTAGIPRKPGMSRDDLIKTNVAIVKSVSENIKKYAPESIVIVVSNPLDAMVYTAWKATGFPTNRILGQAGCLDVARYKAFIAMETGFSVEDINALLLGGHGDDMVPLPRYTNISGIPVTEFISEARLNEIVERAKKGGGEIVGLMGTSAYYAPASGTIQMVEAIVKDKKRILPCAGYCDGEYGLNGLFVGVPCVLGAGGVEKILEIKLDENEAKLLKASADHVAELVDVVKKLEPSLA; this is encoded by the coding sequence ATGGCACGACGGGCGAAAATTTCGGTGATTGGCGGCGGCAACGTCGGGGCGAGCTGCGCCGTGTGGGCGGCGAGCAAGGAACTGGGCGACATCGTCGTGCTGGACATTCCGCAGGCCGAGGGCGTCGTCAAGGGCAAGATGCTCGACCTGTATCAGGCCGCCCCGATCGAGCTTTTCGACGCGAAGATCACCGGGACGACGGACTACAAGGACATCGCTGACTCGGACGTGGTGGTCGTGACGGCGGGCATTCCGCGCAAGCCGGGCATGAGCCGCGATGATCTGATCAAGACGAACGTCGCCATCGTCAAGAGCGTCAGCGAGAACATCAAGAAGTACGCCCCCGAGTCAATCGTGATCGTCGTCAGCAATCCGCTGGACGCGATGGTGTACACGGCCTGGAAGGCGACGGGGTTCCCGACGAATCGCATTCTCGGTCAGGCCGGGTGTCTGGACGTGGCGCGCTACAAGGCGTTCATCGCGATGGAGACGGGGTTTTCCGTCGAGGACATCAATGCGCTCCTCCTGGGCGGGCATGGCGACGACATGGTGCCGCTGCCGCGCTACACGAACATCAGCGGCATCCCCGTCACGGAGTTCATCAGCGAAGCGCGCCTCAATGAGATCGTCGAACGCGCCAAGAAGGGCGGCGGCGAAATCGTCGGATTGATGGGCACCAGCGCGTACTACGCCCCGGCGAGCGGGACGATTCAGATGGTCGAAGCCATCGTCAAGGACAAGAAGCGCATTCTGCCGTGTGCCGGCTACTGCGACGGCGAGTACGGGCTCAACGGTCTGTTCGTCGGCGTGCCGTGCGTGCTGGGCGCGGGCGGCGTCGAGAAGATCCTGGAGATCAAGCTCGACGAAAACGAGGCCAAGCTGCTCAAGGCCTCAGCCGATCACGTGGCGGAACTCGTCGACGTCGTCAAGAAGCTCGAACCATCGCTGGCTTAA
- a CDS encoding alkene reductase yields MIATHTSSESNAAALGTLFTSFVLNDSLTLPNRIVMAPLTRSMAGPGLVPTQTSADYYARRADAGLIISEATIVTPDGQGYPDTPGLFTEAQVDGWRRVTQAVHDRGGRMFAQLWHVGRLSHPHFQPDGTLPLAPSAVPAAGRINRTRDLNYGPVREATRADIDRIVAAFADAATNARHAGFDGVEIHGANGYLIDQFLHAFTNRRTDEYGGSPENRARFALRVIDAVVERLGAQRVGIRLSPAAYVHMTGSPEDEPTYVHLLSEISRRGLAYVHIGIYDDTKAHAELNHQTASEFVRANYDGVLIGNGGYTPDRAAAAIDDDRFDLVAIGRPFIANPDLVNRLRQDQPLVPYDAAMLTTLY; encoded by the coding sequence ATGATCGCGACCCATACAAGCAGCGAATCGAATGCAGCGGCGTTAGGGACGCTTTTCACCTCGTTCGTACTCAACGATTCGCTGACGCTGCCCAACCGCATCGTCATGGCGCCGTTGACCCGCAGCATGGCGGGCCCCGGGCTTGTTCCCACGCAGACTTCCGCCGACTACTACGCCCGCCGGGCCGACGCCGGGCTTATCATCAGTGAAGCGACCATCGTCACACCCGATGGTCAGGGCTATCCCGATACGCCCGGCCTGTTCACCGAGGCGCAAGTCGACGGCTGGCGACGTGTCACGCAAGCGGTCCATGACCGCGGCGGGCGCATGTTCGCCCAACTCTGGCACGTCGGACGACTTTCGCATCCGCACTTCCAACCCGACGGGACGCTGCCGCTCGCCCCCTCCGCCGTCCCCGCGGCCGGCCGCATCAACCGCACGCGTGATCTGAACTACGGCCCGGTGCGCGAAGCGACGCGCGCTGACATCGACCGCATCGTCGCCGCCTTCGCCGACGCCGCGACCAATGCCCGCCATGCGGGATTCGACGGCGTCGAAATCCACGGCGCCAACGGCTACCTCATCGATCAATTCCTCCACGCCTTCACCAACCGCCGCACCGATGAATACGGCGGATCCCCTGAGAATCGCGCTCGATTCGCACTGCGCGTCATCGACGCCGTCGTCGAACGCCTCGGCGCCCAGCGCGTCGGGATCCGACTCTCTCCCGCGGCGTACGTGCACATGACCGGCTCGCCGGAAGATGAGCCGACGTATGTGCATCTGCTGAGCGAAATCAGCCGGCGCGGACTCGCGTACGTGCACATCGGCATCTACGACGACACGAAGGCCCATGCCGAACTGAATCACCAGACCGCCAGCGAATTCGTCCGCGCCAATTACGACGGCGTGCTCATTGGCAACGGCGGGTACACGCCTGACCGCGCCGCCGCCGCCATCGACGATGATCGCTTCGACCTCGTCGCCATCGGTCGCCCGTTCATCGCCAATCCCGACCTCGTGAATCGCCTCCGCCAAGATCAACCGCTCGTCCCCTACGACGCCGCGATGCTCACCACGCTCTATTGA
- a CDS encoding nuclear transport factor 2 family protein — translation MTTATAHQNVRIHDLLDYIRTGRIMDAMHEFYADDVVMEEPAYGKTVGLAANLKREEKFVTGVAEFRNFQADAVAAGKDVSFYQNVMDWTTTDGKDMHVEQVVVAHWKNGKIVHERFYYNMA, via the coding sequence ATGACCACCGCCACCGCTCATCAGAACGTCCGCATTCATGACCTGCTCGACTACATCCGCACCGGCCGAATCATGGACGCCATGCACGAGTTCTACGCCGACGACGTCGTCATGGAGGAACCCGCCTACGGCAAGACCGTCGGCCTCGCCGCGAACCTCAAGCGCGAAGAGAAATTCGTCACCGGCGTCGCCGAGTTCAGGAACTTCCAGGCCGACGCCGTCGCCGCCGGCAAGGATGTGAGCTTCTACCAAAACGTCATGGACTGGACCACCACCGACGGCAAGGACATGCACGTCGAACAGGTTGTCGTCGCCCACTGGAAAAACGGCAAGATCGTCCACGAACGCTTCTACTACAACATGGCCTGA
- a CDS encoding DoxX family membrane protein has protein sequence MSCKLPCTASLGALFMRYMLGFIFVYHGFGKVMDIQPMIDGLTAMQIPMPTVSAWLAAGAEFGGGILLAIGLLTRLATIPMMFTMFVAITKVHWGHYDIQAGGMEFALTMFVMLLSLALIGPGRFSADALIFRGCCCGKSTNI, from the coding sequence ATGTCCTGCAAACTTCCCTGCACCGCTTCGCTCGGCGCCCTGTTCATGCGCTACATGCTCGGGTTCATCTTCGTCTATCACGGGTTCGGCAAAGTCATGGACATCCAACCCATGATCGACGGCCTGACCGCCATGCAGATCCCCATGCCGACCGTCTCCGCCTGGCTCGCCGCCGGCGCGGAGTTCGGCGGGGGCATCCTGCTGGCGATCGGACTGCTCACGCGCCTGGCGACGATCCCCATGATGTTCACCATGTTTGTCGCCATCACCAAAGTCCACTGGGGCCACTACGACATCCAAGCCGGCGGCATGGAGTTCGCCCTGACCATGTTCGTCATGCTCCTGTCCCTCGCCCTCATCGGCCCCGGCCGCTTCAGCGCCGATGCGCTGATCTTCCGCGGGTGCTGCTGCGGGAAATCGACCAACATATGA
- a CDS encoding DUF1343 domain-containing protein, producing MRRFEAPCPHRRAERPVEKFVEDLAHLVVADLVLAVSVGDAVDLRDEPGFLIVGKVQMADRLGGRALRRGGETLLVENADAPGAQVVGEPVGDGGERLLLIVGQGGGVNLVHDLIVHLRGDEFDDLGLDVKVTGHAKREEDQRGAQTPDEPFVDARLGRLKLDFVHDLTPLANAAGASYHTPPLRDRPAYNALMTAWRWVLVIVVCFVLVRAATAQELDPRYLKQAEQAIESAIADRQIPGAVLLIGNADGVLYRQAFGDQRLQPHRVPMSADTIFDLASLTKSLATAPSIMKLVEDGKIALDDPVAKYIPAFGANGKEQVTIAQLLLHRGGLEPDNSMEYYRDGRDAAMAAIYRGKLMYEPGTRFEYSDLGYIVLGELVHVVSGMTLDDFATKNFYEPLGMTHARFNPPAEWSEHLAPTAKVGDTWLTGRVHDPRAAALGGVAGHAGLFASIDDLTRFCWMMLRGGELDGHRVLSQKTVEAMIQSRSLPDWSSARAYGFDIDSDYSSARGLRFPRGVSFGHTGFTGTMFWIDPLHRCFVILLTNRLHAGSRSVLDLYRSVSTASAMALLGPVQVYTGIDVLEHGKFAALDGRRVALITNQTGRDRFGKSTIDLLHDAKNVQLVALLSPEHGLVGKVDEKVADATDAKTGLPVYSLYGDTRRPTDAMLKGVDTIVFDIQDVGTRFYTYITTLGYAMEEAGKRHIRFVVLDRPNPIGPVGVSGPIADADKLSFTAYQPLPITHGMTVGELARMFKYEQNLDVDLAIVPMVEYDRAMWYDQTGLPWINPSPNLRNPTQAVLYPAIGLLEFTNLSVGRGTDEPFERLGAPWIDGRKLALILNELKLPGVRFVPITFTPESSKFANEVCGGVHIELIDRTAFRPARTGLSIAWTLRQLFGDQFDAANVQKLLVNDEVQATWPAIDDPAKVSWNLDDFMKRRARYLIYR from the coding sequence ATGCGCCGCTTCGAAGCCCCATGCCCCCATCGACGCGCCGAACGGCCCGTTGAAAAGTTTGTCGAAGATCTCGCCCATCTGGTCGTCGCTGATCTTGTCCTCGCGGTATCCGTCGGCGACGCGGTTGACCTGCGTGATGAGCCCGGCTTTCTGATCGTCGGGAAGGTTCAGATGGCCGATCGCCTCGGTGGTCGCGCCCTGCGCCGCGGCGGTGAGACTCTTCTTGTCGAAAATGCTGATGCGCCCGGCGCGCAGGTCGTCGGCGAGCCGGTCGGCGATGGCGGTGAACGCCTGCTTCTGATCGTCGGGCAGGGCGGAGGCGTCAATCTCGTGCACGATCTGATCGTGCATCTCCGTGGCGATGAATTCGACGACCTTGGACTTGATGTAAAAGTAACCGGCCACGCAAAGCGCGAGGAAGATCAGCGTGGCGCCCAGACACCCGACGAGCCATTTGTTGACGCGCGACTTGGCCGGCTGAAGCTCGACTTCGTCCATGATTTGACCCCCCTTGCAAATGCGGCGGGTGCATCATATCACACGCCGCCGCTTCGCGATCGCCCGGCGTACAATGCCCTCATGACGGCATGGCGATGGGTGCTCGTGATCGTGGTTTGTTTCGTGCTCGTACGTGCGGCGACGGCGCAGGAGCTGGACCCGCGCTATCTCAAGCAGGCCGAGCAGGCCATCGAAAGCGCCATCGCCGACCGGCAGATTCCGGGGGCGGTCCTGCTCATCGGCAACGCCGACGGCGTCCTGTACCGGCAGGCGTTCGGCGATCAGCGCTTGCAGCCCCACCGCGTGCCCATGTCCGCCGATACGATCTTCGACCTCGCCTCGCTGACCAAGTCGCTGGCGACCGCGCCGTCGATCATGAAGCTCGTCGAAGACGGCAAAATCGCGCTCGATGATCCGGTCGCCAAGTACATCCCCGCGTTCGGCGCCAACGGCAAGGAACAGGTGACGATCGCGCAGCTTCTACTGCATCGCGGCGGGCTCGAGCCGGACAACAGCATGGAGTACTATCGCGATGGTCGCGACGCGGCGATGGCGGCGATCTATCGCGGCAAGCTGATGTACGAGCCGGGCACGCGATTCGAGTATTCCGACCTGGGCTACATCGTGCTCGGAGAACTGGTGCATGTCGTGTCGGGCATGACGCTCGACGATTTCGCGACGAAGAATTTCTACGAGCCGCTGGGCATGACGCACGCGCGCTTCAATCCGCCGGCCGAGTGGAGCGAACACCTGGCGCCGACGGCCAAAGTGGGCGACACGTGGCTGACCGGCCGGGTGCATGACCCGCGCGCCGCGGCGCTCGGCGGCGTGGCGGGACACGCGGGGCTCTTTGCTTCGATCGACGATCTGACGCGCTTCTGCTGGATGATGCTGCGCGGCGGGGAGCTGGACGGGCATCGCGTGCTTTCGCAAAAGACGGTCGAAGCCATGATCCAGTCCCGCAGTCTGCCCGACTGGTCCAGCGCCCGGGCGTACGGTTTCGACATCGACAGCGACTACTCCTCGGCGCGCGGCCTGCGATTCCCGCGCGGCGTGTCCTTCGGGCACACCGGCTTCACCGGCACCATGTTCTGGATCGACCCGCTGCACCGATGCTTCGTGATCCTCCTGACCAACCGTCTGCACGCCGGCTCGCGATCCGTGCTCGACCTCTACCGCAGCGTTTCGACGGCGTCGGCGATGGCGCTGCTTGGCCCGGTGCAGGTGTACACCGGCATCGATGTGCTCGAACACGGCAAGTTCGCCGCGCTCGACGGCCGCCGCGTCGCGCTCATCACCAATCAGACCGGCCGGGACCGCTTCGGCAAAAGCACCATCGACCTGCTGCATGATGCGAAGAACGTCCAGCTTGTCGCGCTGCTCAGTCCCGAGCACGGACTCGTCGGCAAGGTCGATGAAAAAGTCGCCGACGCCACCGATGCGAAGACCGGCCTGCCCGTCTACAGCTTGTATGGCGACACCCGCCGCCCGACCGATGCGATGCTCAAGGGCGTGGACACGATCGTCTTCGACATTCAGGACGTGGGCACGCGCTTCTACACGTACATCACGACGCTCGGCTACGCCATGGAGGAAGCCGGCAAACGTCACATCCGATTCGTCGTCCTCGACCGCCCCAACCCGATCGGGCCCGTCGGCGTGTCCGGCCCGATCGCCGATGCGGACAAGCTTTCGTTCACCGCGTATCAACCCCTGCCGATCACGCACGGCATGACCGTCGGCGAACTGGCCCGTATGTTCAAGTACGAGCAGAACCTTGATGTGGATCTGGCGATCGTGCCCATGGTCGAGTACGACCGCGCGATGTGGTACGACCAGACCGGCCTGCCGTGGATCAATCCCTCGCCGAATCTGCGCAATCCGACGCAGGCGGTGCTCTATCCGGCGATCGGCCTGCTGGAGTTCACGAACCTGAGCGTCGGCCGGGGGACGGACGAGCCGTTTGAACGGCTGGGCGCGCCCTGGATCGACGGCCGCAAGCTCGCGCTGATCCTCAACGAATTGAAACTGCCGGGTGTGCGATTCGTGCCGATCACCTTCACGCCCGAATCCTCGAAGTTCGCCAACGAAGTCTGCGGCGGCGTGCACATCGAGCTTATCGATCGCACCGCATTTCGCCCCGCACGCACCGGGCTTTCGATCGCGTGGACCCTGCGGCAGCTCTTCGGCGATCAGTTCGACGCCGCGAACGTGCAGAAGCTGCTCGTCAATGACGAAGTGCAGGCGACCTGGCCCGCGATTGACGATCCGGCGAAAGTGTCGTGGAACCTCGACGACTTCATGAAACGCCGGGCGCGCTATCTGATTTACCGGTAG
- a CDS encoding type I 3-dehydroquinate dehydratase yields MTYLTVSIMVDTAESALARAALAAERGADMVEYRIDHFAQKADAAAITDLLKRSPLPCILTNRPVWEGGHYEGDETSRQNLLDAIDFAACPAAYLDMELVAYQKGLRPPKGARVILSSHDFQTRPADLLQRVHAMADAARCSVVKVAWRARSLRDNLEAFELLSSRVKPMIALCMDEAGLPSRVLARKFGAFLTFAGLDDGATTAPGQVGVETLKRLYRWDKLTESTRTYGVIGCPVGHSLSPHIMNAGFDAADHDGVYLPLLIPDDYVHFKATVGAWLDFAPLHFRGASVTIPHKQNLLRFVAESGGTIEPLAASIGAANTLTVGDDGALYASNTDYAAALDAVCDAMHIGRDDLADQRVGVIGAGGAARAIVAGFAHYGATIVVYNRTLDKATELAEQFNGQTGQVVAAPMANLSKSCCRILINCTPLGMHPNVDASPITDWPDKASADEGTVVFDTIYNPRQTKLLREASARGCVTISGIEMFIRQAAAQFEQWTKRAAPTEVFRRVIEERLTK; encoded by the coding sequence ATGACGTACCTGACCGTCTCCATCATGGTCGACACCGCCGAGTCGGCCCTCGCCCGAGCCGCCCTCGCCGCCGAGCGCGGGGCGGACATGGTCGAGTATCGCATCGATCATTTCGCACAGAAAGCCGACGCCGCAGCGATCACCGATCTGCTCAAGCGTTCGCCCCTGCCGTGCATCCTCACGAACCGCCCCGTCTGGGAAGGCGGGCATTACGAAGGCGACGAGACCAGCCGGCAGAATCTGCTCGACGCCATCGACTTCGCCGCCTGCCCGGCCGCGTACCTGGACATGGAGCTGGTGGCCTATCAGAAGGGGCTGCGCCCGCCCAAGGGCGCCCGCGTGATTCTCTCGTCGCATGACTTTCAGACCCGCCCGGCCGACCTGCTTCAGCGCGTGCACGCCATGGCCGACGCGGCGCGCTGCTCCGTGGTCAAAGTCGCCTGGCGCGCCCGGTCGCTGCGCGACAATCTCGAAGCGTTCGAGCTCTTGTCGAGTCGGGTCAAGCCGATGATCGCCTTGTGCATGGACGAAGCGGGCTTGCCGTCGCGCGTGCTGGCGAGGAAGTTCGGCGCGTTTCTGACGTTCGCCGGTCTTGATGACGGCGCGACGACCGCGCCGGGACAGGTTGGCGTCGAAACGCTCAAGCGGCTCTACCGATGGGACAAGCTCACCGAATCGACCCGCACGTACGGCGTCATCGGCTGCCCCGTCGGTCACTCGCTCAGCCCGCACATCATGAACGCCGGCTTCGACGCCGCCGATCACGACGGCGTGTACCTCCCGCTGCTGATTCCCGATGACTATGTGCACTTCAAGGCCACCGTCGGCGCGTGGCTCGACTTCGCCCCGCTGCATTTCCGCGGGGCATCGGTGACGATTCCGCACAAGCAGAATCTGCTGCGTTTCGTCGCGGAATCCGGCGGAACCATCGAGCCGCTCGCCGCAAGCATCGGCGCTGCGAACACGTTGACCGTCGGCGATGACGGGGCGCTGTATGCCTCCAACACCGACTACGCCGCCGCGCTCGACGCCGTCTGCGATGCGATGCATATCGGGCGCGACGACCTCGCCGATCAGCGTGTCGGCGTCATCGGGGCCGGAGGCGCCGCCCGCGCGATCGTCGCCGGGTTCGCCCACTACGGCGCGACCATCGTGGTGTACAACCGCACGCTCGACAAGGCAACCGAACTCGCCGAACAGTTCAATGGCCAAACCGGCCAGGTCGTCGCCGCGCCGATGGCGAACCTGAGCAAATCCTGCTGCCGCATTCTCATCAACTGCACCCCGCTGGGCATGCACCCGAATGTCGACGCCTCGCCGATCACCGACTGGCCCGACAAGGCCAGCGCCGATGAGGGCACGGTCGTCTTCGACACGATCTACAACCCCCGGCAAACGAAGCTGCTCCGCGAAGCGTCAGCCCGCGGATGCGTGACGATCAGCGGCATCGAGATGTTCATCCGCCAGGCCGCCGCGCAGTTTGAACAATGGACAAAAAGAGCCGCTCCGACAGAGGTCTTTCGCCGCGTGATTGAAGAGCGGCTTACGAAGTGA
- a CDS encoding HAD family hydrolase produces MWSGPRNVSTAMMRSWGQRPDTFVTDEPLYAHYLSVTGLPHPGADETIAHHEADWRRVAAWLTGPIPEGRTVWYQKHMAHHLLPMIEHDWLEKLTHCFLIREPREMITSLIEFIPHPTIYDTGLPQQVEIFDQVVKRTGAVPPVVDGADVLRDPRGMMTKLCQRLGLEFTEDMLRWPPGPRKTDGVWAKHWYAKVEKTTGFGPYQPKDIPVPDALKHLIPECERLYQYLHQHRLPV; encoded by the coding sequence ATGTGGTCCGGCCCGCGTAATGTGTCGACCGCCATGATGCGAAGCTGGGGCCAGCGACCCGACACCTTCGTCACCGACGAACCCCTCTACGCGCATTACCTTTCCGTCACCGGCCTGCCGCATCCGGGGGCGGACGAAACCATCGCACATCACGAAGCCGACTGGCGCCGCGTCGCCGCCTGGCTCACCGGCCCGATTCCCGAGGGCCGGACGGTGTGGTATCAGAAGCACATGGCGCATCATCTTCTGCCGATGATCGAGCATGACTGGCTTGAGAAGTTGACGCACTGTTTTCTGATTCGCGAGCCGCGGGAGATGATCACTTCGCTCATCGAGTTCATCCCGCACCCGACGATTTACGACACGGGGCTGCCGCAGCAGGTGGAGATTTTCGATCAGGTCGTGAAGCGCACGGGCGCGGTGCCGCCGGTCGTGGACGGGGCGGATGTGCTGCGCGATCCGCGCGGCATGATGACGAAACTCTGCCAGCGCCTCGGCCTCGAGTTCACCGAAGACATGCTCCGCTGGCCCCCCGGCCCGCGGAAGACCGATGGCGTCTGGGCCAAACACTGGTACGCCAAGGTCGAGAAGACCACCGGGTTCGGACCGTATCAACCCAAGGACATCCCCGTGCCCGATGCGCTCAAGCATCTCATCCC